A DNA window from Polynucleobacter sp. AP-Titi-500A-B4 contains the following coding sequences:
- a CDS encoding oxaloacetate decarboxylase yields the protein MPMHLGTRLRKLINERRGLLVPGAGNALAARVIEDAGFEAVYLSGAGLTNQFYGIPDLGFIGLNDVAAHTAAIREVIQLPLIVDIDVGFGNAVNVHHTIKVLERAGANAAQIEDQAMPKRCGHFAGKIIISKEEMCGKIKAAVDARTHDDFLVIARTDARSIYGLEDALDRAQSYAQAGADMTFIEAPESVEEMKLIAAQTYCPQLINIVIGGKTPSLPLKDLSEMGFGIVLYANAALQGAVRGMTNALEHLKRTGELKEDPALVATFAERQNAVKKDDFDALEKKFS from the coding sequence ATGCCCATGCACTTAGGCACGAGATTGCGCAAGCTCATTAATGAGAGAAGAGGCTTACTGGTACCAGGGGCGGGCAATGCTCTCGCTGCCAGAGTGATTGAGGATGCAGGCTTTGAGGCGGTCTATCTCAGCGGGGCAGGTCTAACGAATCAATTCTATGGAATACCTGATCTTGGGTTTATTGGCTTGAATGATGTTGCGGCGCACACCGCTGCCATCAGAGAGGTGATTCAACTCCCTTTAATTGTGGATATTGATGTTGGCTTTGGTAATGCAGTCAATGTCCACCACACCATTAAAGTTCTTGAGCGTGCAGGTGCCAATGCTGCGCAGATCGAAGATCAGGCCATGCCTAAACGATGCGGTCACTTTGCAGGTAAGATCATTATCAGCAAAGAAGAGATGTGTGGAAAGATTAAAGCGGCTGTCGATGCACGCACCCACGATGATTTTTTAGTCATTGCTAGAACTGATGCCAGATCAATCTATGGTTTAGAAGATGCGCTTGATAGAGCGCAAAGCTATGCGCAAGCAGGTGCGGATATGACCTTTATTGAGGCGCCTGAGAGCGTAGAAGAAATGAAGCTCATCGCGGCCCAAACTTACTGCCCGCAGCTAATCAACATCGTTATTGGCGGTAAAACACCATCCTTGCCATTAAAAGATCTCTCCGAAATGGGTTTTGGAATTGTGCTGTATGCCAACGCAGCCTTGCAAGGTGCAGTACGCGGCATGACTAATGCCTTAGAGCATCTTAAGAGAACAGGCGAGCTTAAAGAAGATCCTGCTTTAGTAGCTACTTTTGCAGAGCGCCAGAATGCTGTTAAAAAAGATGACTTTGATGCATTAGAGAAGAAGTTCTCATAA
- a CDS encoding tartrate dehydrogenase, with translation MKTYKIASIPGDGIGKEVIPECEKVLNALSKKHPEIAFEFEHFDWGGDYYRKHGIMMPEDGLDPLRPKDAILFGSAGDPDIPDHITLWGLRLKICQGFDQYANVRPTRILPGIETPLRNCKPNQLDWVIVRENSEGEYSGLGGRAHQGHPIEVASDMSILTRVGVERVQRYAFKLAQSRPRKHLTVITKSNAQRHGMVMWDEIAKLVAKDFPDVTWDKELVDAATARMVNRPESLDTIVATNLHADVLSDLAAALAGSLGIAPTGNIDPERRYPSMFEPIHGSAFDIMGKGLANPIGTFWSAVMMLDFLGEKALAAKLMAAIEKVTANPKLHTRDLGGTAMMSDVTNAVIEEVSK, from the coding sequence ATGAAGACGTACAAGATTGCTTCCATTCCAGGTGATGGAATTGGCAAAGAAGTTATTCCCGAATGTGAGAAGGTCTTAAACGCCTTAAGCAAAAAACATCCTGAGATTGCTTTTGAGTTTGAGCACTTCGATTGGGGTGGCGACTACTACCGCAAGCACGGCATCATGATGCCCGAAGATGGACTTGATCCTTTACGACCTAAAGATGCCATCTTGTTTGGTTCTGCTGGTGATCCCGATATTCCAGATCACATTACCTTGTGGGGATTGCGTTTAAAGATTTGCCAAGGCTTTGATCAGTACGCCAACGTGCGCCCCACTCGCATTCTTCCCGGTATTGAAACACCTCTACGTAATTGCAAACCCAATCAACTGGATTGGGTGATCGTGCGCGAGAACTCTGAAGGTGAATACTCCGGCTTAGGCGGCAGAGCACACCAAGGCCATCCGATTGAAGTCGCTTCGGATATGAGTATCCTGACGCGCGTTGGGGTTGAGCGCGTACAACGTTACGCTTTTAAGTTAGCTCAGTCACGTCCTCGTAAGCACCTTACCGTCATTACTAAATCCAATGCGCAGCGCCATGGCATGGTGATGTGGGATGAGATTGCCAAGCTCGTTGCTAAAGATTTTCCGGATGTAACTTGGGATAAAGAATTAGTCGATGCCGCTACCGCACGGATGGTCAATCGCCCTGAATCTTTAGACACCATTGTGGCAACCAATTTGCATGCGGATGTGCTCAGCGACTTAGCTGCTGCATTAGCTGGTAGTTTGGGTATTGCACCGACTGGCAATATCGATCCAGAGCGCCGCTATCCTTCCATGTTTGAACCGATTCATGGTTCTGCTTTTGACATCATGGGTAAAGGTCTTGCCAATCCAATTGGCACCTTCTGGTCTGCCGTGATGATGCTCGACTTCTTAGGCGAAAAAGCCTTGGCCGCCAAATTAATGGCTGCCATTGAAAAAGTGACTGCGAATCCAAAACTACATACCCGTGATTTAGGCGGTACTGCCATGATGAGTGATGTGACGAATGCTGTGATCGAGGAGGTCTCCAAATGA
- a CDS encoding carbon-nitrogen hydrolase family protein, which produces MPNKTTVASAHLSPVFLDKTATTAKAITAIGQAASKGAQLLAFPESFIPGFPVWAALWAPMKNHDLFESFVNNSIAIDGPEIAALCKAAKEHQMIVSMGFSETSPYSVGCVWNSNVLISAQGEILNHHRKLVPTFYEKLIWAPGDGAGLRVSHTPVGNIGGLICGENTNPLARFALMAQKEQIHISSWPPVWPTKDPKQGNFNNLNANRIRASAHSFEAKCFGIVCAAHMDEAMFDFLVKRDPAVGDILKNTPAAESFFISPTGTQIGESIQGKEGIIYAEFDLQECIEPKQFHDVVGYYNRFDIFDLKIDRRRTAPVTWIDDPIE; this is translated from the coding sequence TTGCCTAACAAAACAACGGTTGCCTCAGCCCACCTCTCCCCGGTCTTTTTAGATAAAACCGCTACAACCGCCAAGGCCATCACTGCGATTGGACAGGCAGCATCCAAAGGGGCGCAACTCTTAGCATTTCCAGAATCTTTTATTCCAGGCTTTCCGGTTTGGGCTGCTTTATGGGCGCCCATGAAAAACCATGATCTTTTTGAAAGCTTCGTCAACAACAGTATTGCTATTGATGGCCCTGAAATTGCAGCACTTTGCAAAGCCGCCAAAGAACATCAGATGATTGTCTCAATGGGCTTTAGTGAAACGAGTCCCTATAGCGTCGGCTGTGTGTGGAACTCCAATGTACTGATTTCCGCGCAGGGCGAAATTCTGAATCACCATCGCAAACTTGTTCCCACTTTTTATGAAAAACTGATTTGGGCGCCGGGTGATGGGGCTGGCCTGCGTGTGAGCCATACGCCAGTTGGCAATATTGGCGGCTTGATTTGTGGAGAGAACACAAATCCTTTGGCACGCTTTGCACTCATGGCGCAAAAAGAGCAGATTCATATTTCTAGCTGGCCTCCGGTATGGCCGACCAAAGACCCGAAACAAGGTAACTTTAATAATCTCAACGCTAATCGTATTCGCGCCTCTGCCCACTCCTTCGAAGCCAAATGCTTTGGCATTGTCTGTGCAGCACATATGGATGAAGCAATGTTCGACTTCTTAGTGAAGCGTGATCCAGCGGTAGGCGATATTCTAAAAAATACTCCTGCTGCAGAATCTTTTTTCATTAGCCCAACAGGCACACAAATTGGTGAATCGATTCAAGGTAAAGAGGGCATCATCTATGCCGAGTTTGATTTACAAGAATGCATTGAACCTAAGCAATTTCATGATGTTGTTGGCTACTACAACCGTTTTGATATCTTTGATCTGAAGATTGACCGTAGACGCACAGCGCCAGTCACCTGGATAGATGATCCCATTGAATAA
- a CDS encoding TIGR00645 family protein codes for MNQDKQTFLDKKLRPLPRWIFMSRWLQAPLYIGLIVAQGVYVWQFWIELVHLIQMMANKSMTETALMLVVLGLIDVVMISNLLVMVIVGGWETFVSRLELENHPDQPEWLSHVNAGVLKVKLATAIIGISSIHLLKTFINAASYDEKTLMWQTLIHVTFVLSALAIAYTEKIVTAAHKPH; via the coding sequence ATGAATCAAGACAAACAGACCTTCTTGGATAAGAAATTACGGCCATTGCCGCGCTGGATCTTTATGTCCCGCTGGTTGCAGGCGCCTCTCTATATTGGCTTGATCGTCGCTCAGGGCGTCTATGTATGGCAGTTTTGGATTGAGTTGGTTCATCTGATTCAGATGATGGCCAATAAGAGTATGACAGAGACTGCTTTGATGTTAGTGGTCTTAGGTCTGATCGATGTGGTCATGATCTCTAATTTATTAGTCATGGTCATTGTGGGCGGATGGGAAACATTTGTTTCGCGTTTGGAACTAGAGAATCATCCTGATCAGCCTGAGTGGCTCTCTCATGTGAACGCAGGAGTCCTGAAGGTGAAGTTGGCAACCGCCATCATTGGTATTTCATCGATCCACTTGCTCAAGACCTTCATTAATGCAGCATCGTATGATGAGAAAACCCTCATGTGGCAGACTCTCATCCACGTTACGTTTGTATTGTCTGCTCTCGCAATTGCTTATACCGAAAAGATTGTGACAGCAGCGCACAAGCCTCACTAA
- a CDS encoding amidohydrolase: protein MQEKQVVTGIDCHAHIMAVDLPLAPEIHSRPIRDVSATEYISVLGAHGISHGVLTAPSFYGPNNTLLLEALKHYPNHLRGTVIADPNMAKADLERQLLSMREHGVEGIRLNWIKKKSIPDITSVEYRTLLGIAQDLGLHIELFLEDHLQEHVVPQILASGATLVLDHFGNPDSKLGIHSTSFQNTLRGLSDGQIWVKLSAPYRLGSLDGVSIQPYIDALIAANPKQLVWASDWPWLSHENVFTYADCIDWIQSAVDDSTIWEDIFINNPKTLFHF from the coding sequence ATGCAAGAAAAACAGGTCGTCACCGGAATCGATTGTCATGCCCACATCATGGCCGTAGATCTCCCATTAGCCCCTGAAATCCACTCTCGCCCTATTCGAGATGTCAGCGCTACTGAATATATTTCTGTTTTGGGTGCCCATGGGATTTCACATGGAGTCTTAACGGCGCCCAGTTTTTATGGCCCTAACAACACTCTCTTACTAGAAGCCCTCAAGCACTACCCTAATCATCTTCGTGGCACAGTGATTGCCGATCCCAATATGGCAAAGGCTGATCTGGAGCGCCAATTACTCAGTATGCGTGAGCATGGTGTTGAAGGCATACGTCTGAATTGGATTAAAAAGAAATCTATTCCAGATATCACCAGTGTGGAATATCGAACCTTGCTAGGAATAGCGCAAGATCTTGGTCTGCATATCGAGTTATTTTTAGAAGATCACTTACAAGAGCATGTGGTTCCTCAGATTTTGGCAAGTGGTGCCACTTTAGTCCTAGATCATTTTGGCAATCCTGATTCCAAGCTTGGCATTCATAGCACTTCCTTTCAAAATACCTTGCGAGGTCTTAGCGATGGTCAGATTTGGGTGAAGCTTTCTGCGCCCTACCGCCTAGGCTCTCTAGATGGCGTCAGTATTCAGCCTTATATTGATGCCTTGATAGCCGCCAATCCCAAGCAACTGGTTTGGGCCAGCGATTGGCCCTGGTTGAGTCATGAAAATGTATTTACTTATGCTGACTGCATCGATTGGATTCAATCAGCAGTTGACGATTCGACCATTTGGGAAGATATTTTCATTAACAATCCCAAAACACTTTTTCACTTTTAG
- a CDS encoding tripartite tricarboxylate transporter substrate binding protein has product MKLLKLLTALLSTCFISFGLLSVVHAQPFPDKTIQYIIPFPPAGESDLVARYQAEISAKKFKQPMVVINRAGAGGALVWSALNTYPADGTTVVGVNIPHTILQPLQEGIQYKTEDINAIYYYHFTPDALMVSADSPYKTYQEFIAAAKKEPGKMSLAGSAQFSANHMAVERLNKLAGVKINYVPFKGTGDLITALIGMHVDGAMGYLPLAIQQKGKVRTLAIATEKRNPALPDVPTFKELGLNWVDGAYRGVAVPKSTPLILQQKLSDYFAQLNADPETKKKLEESGFVLVDVPLAKMPAFMKEKTAQAMDDAKNAGMIK; this is encoded by the coding sequence ATGAAGCTCTTGAAATTACTGACTGCTTTACTGAGTACTTGTTTTATTTCTTTCGGCTTGCTATCGGTAGTGCACGCGCAGCCGTTCCCAGATAAGACGATTCAGTACATCATCCCCTTCCCGCCTGCTGGAGAGTCTGATTTAGTAGCGCGCTATCAAGCCGAAATCTCTGCTAAGAAATTTAAGCAGCCGATGGTGGTGATTAACCGTGCTGGCGCAGGTGGCGCTCTAGTGTGGAGTGCTCTCAATACATATCCTGCTGATGGCACAACAGTGGTTGGCGTCAATATTCCGCATACGATCTTGCAACCTTTACAAGAAGGTATTCAGTACAAGACTGAAGATATCAATGCCATCTACTACTATCACTTCACACCAGATGCTTTAATGGTTTCTGCAGACAGCCCTTACAAGACCTATCAAGAATTTATTGCAGCCGCCAAAAAAGAACCGGGCAAGATGTCTTTAGCAGGTTCCGCTCAGTTCTCAGCCAACCATATGGCTGTTGAGCGTTTGAACAAATTGGCTGGCGTCAAAATCAATTACGTACCTTTTAAAGGCACGGGTGATTTGATTACTGCGTTGATTGGCATGCACGTAGATGGCGCAATGGGTTACTTGCCCTTAGCGATTCAGCAAAAAGGTAAGGTGCGCACGCTGGCAATCGCTACTGAGAAACGCAACCCTGCTCTACCAGACGTACCCACTTTTAAAGAGTTGGGTTTGAACTGGGTAGACGGCGCTTATCGTGGTGTTGCCGTACCAAAATCAACTCCACTGATCTTGCAACAGAAGCTGTCTGACTACTTTGCACAGCTCAATGCTGATCCTGAGACCAAGAAGAAGTTGGAGGAGTCTGGATTTGTATTGGTGGATGTGCCATTAGCCAAGATGCCGGCTTTCATGAAAGAGAAAACTGCTCAAGCGATGGATGATGCTAAGAATGCGGGCATGATTAAATAA
- a CDS encoding YkgJ family cysteine cluster protein, which produces MCCQHFRVSFYHGEIEGDGVGTVPAELTTKINAHLACMKGTEKGGAPCVALRHTQEEGWRCSIYEKRPSPCREFNILNENGTPNPDCVKLQEFARQQRQAKN; this is translated from the coding sequence ATGTGTTGCCAACACTTCCGAGTCAGTTTTTACCACGGCGAAATTGAAGGTGACGGAGTAGGGACAGTTCCAGCAGAGCTCACGACAAAAATAAATGCCCACCTAGCGTGCATGAAAGGTACTGAGAAAGGGGGTGCCCCTTGTGTTGCACTCAGGCATACGCAAGAGGAGGGCTGGCGCTGCTCCATTTATGAGAAGCGCCCCAGCCCTTGCCGAGAATTCAATATCCTCAACGAGAATGGTACGCCCAACCCTGATTGCGTGAAGCTACAGGAGTTTGCTAGGCAACAGCGCCAAGCTAAAAATTAA
- a CDS encoding tripartite tricarboxylate transporter substrate binding protein, whose amino-acid sequence MRHSLIQQITKGLVGLSVTCLLQGPLSAQTVTKLIVPTAPGGGTDALFRVVSKDAQRFIGGPISIQNVPGAGGTIGLSQVVNSAPDGYTLAGVWPSPVTVVPQTSKVPYTPSDYIPVIQLSTAPYIFCVRPDFPANDGKSFMEELRKNPKKYTYGTDGLGGPAQLATERIFRPQNIEAVDVPYKGAGETIIGFLSNQIDIYVGSIPPVLQHANIGKAKCLLVSSANRNAQFPNASSLKDIGLAKEETLLWRIILAPKGTKPERINQIVQAYSKAMKEPDTLRYLDEVGESSAVLSGKDLQDKLNQEYAAFSQIAKSLNLR is encoded by the coding sequence ATGCGCCACTCACTTATTCAACAAATCACTAAGGGTCTAGTTGGGCTTAGCGTGACCTGTTTATTGCAAGGCCCATTGTCTGCACAAACAGTGACCAAATTAATTGTTCCAACAGCTCCTGGTGGTGGAACGGATGCCCTCTTTAGAGTCGTTTCAAAAGATGCGCAGCGTTTTATTGGTGGGCCCATCAGCATTCAGAACGTTCCTGGTGCGGGCGGCACAATTGGTCTTAGCCAAGTGGTGAACTCTGCTCCTGACGGTTACACGCTAGCCGGTGTATGGCCATCGCCTGTGACCGTGGTTCCACAAACTAGCAAGGTACCTTACACGCCTAGCGACTATATTCCGGTGATTCAACTCTCTACTGCGCCGTATATCTTTTGTGTGCGACCTGACTTTCCGGCAAATGATGGCAAATCTTTCATGGAAGAGTTGCGCAAAAATCCTAAAAAATATACCTATGGCACTGATGGCCTTGGTGGCCCTGCACAGCTTGCTACCGAGCGTATCTTTAGACCGCAGAATATTGAAGCGGTTGATGTTCCTTATAAGGGTGCGGGCGAAACCATCATTGGTTTCTTATCGAACCAAATTGATATTTATGTGGGCTCTATTCCGCCAGTATTGCAGCATGCCAATATTGGTAAAGCCAAATGCCTATTGGTTTCTTCAGCTAATAGAAATGCACAGTTTCCGAATGCAAGTTCTTTAAAAGATATTGGTCTTGCCAAAGAAGAGACTTTGCTTTGGCGCATTATCTTGGCCCCCAAAGGCACAAAACCTGAACGCATCAATCAAATTGTTCAGGCTTACAGCAAAGCTATGAAAGAGCCAGATACATTACGCTACTTAGATGAGGTTGGTGAGTCTTCTGCGGTATTAAGTGGCAAAGATTTACAAGACAAACTCAATCAAGAGTACGCTGCATTTAGTCAAATTGCGAAGAGCTTAAATCTGCGTTAA
- a CDS encoding tetratricopeptide repeat protein: MKMRNLMKVLAGVFASAILLTSNAVFAEATLPEVYQAVQSGQLAKADTMIKEVLQNHPNSAKAHYVAAEVYLKEGKVDAARNHFVKAESLAPGLPFAQAESVQKLQMQLAGGAAAPAAAQSSIFSNPIFWGLIAILVVGIIMVMRRRKADAVQVYNAPSAGYPGTPGGPAGYPGGPGYPGAPAAGGMGSGLMGSLATGAALGAGMYAGQALASNLMGGHDNGHANANPNPNLTQVGGPTSLDPNFGVRDGSSWDDGASSWDDGGGGNFMDDV; this comes from the coding sequence ATGAAAATGCGTAATCTAATGAAGGTACTTGCTGGCGTATTCGCAAGCGCAATATTGCTGACTAGCAATGCAGTGTTTGCTGAGGCGACTTTGCCAGAGGTATATCAAGCTGTGCAATCTGGACAATTGGCCAAAGCCGATACCATGATCAAAGAGGTTTTACAAAATCATCCGAATAGTGCCAAGGCACACTATGTTGCTGCTGAGGTTTACCTCAAAGAAGGTAAGGTAGATGCTGCGCGCAATCATTTCGTTAAAGCAGAAAGTCTTGCGCCAGGCTTGCCATTTGCTCAAGCAGAGTCTGTACAGAAATTGCAGATGCAACTTGCTGGTGGTGCAGCAGCTCCGGCTGCCGCTCAAAGTTCTATTTTTAGCAACCCCATCTTTTGGGGTTTGATTGCTATTTTAGTTGTGGGCATCATTATGGTGATGAGACGTCGTAAGGCTGATGCCGTTCAAGTCTATAACGCACCAAGCGCTGGTTACCCCGGTACTCCAGGCGGTCCTGCGGGCTACCCTGGTGGCCCTGGTTATCCTGGGGCTCCCGCTGCAGGCGGTATGGGAAGTGGCTTGATGGGTAGCTTAGCAACTGGTGCCGCCTTAGGCGCTGGTATGTATGCCGGTCAAGCATTAGCCAGCAATCTCATGGGTGGTCACGATAATGGACACGCTAATGCGAACCCGAATCCAAACCTGACTCAAGTTGGTGGTCCAACATCCTTAGATCCTAACTTTGGCGTACGTGATGGTAGCTCTTGGGATGATGGCGCTAGCTCTTGGGATGACGGTGGTGGCGGTAACTTTATGGATGATGTCTGA
- a CDS encoding LexA family transcriptional regulator: protein MTMTQAMTSPKATLSQAPQALAGHFAAFELKLLSHRISAGFPSPAADYAEDGLDLNHYLVQNKPATFMFTVKGDSMLGAGICDGDKVVVDKALKPKHKDIVVAVVDGEYTIKRLYQLRGRIELQPENPHYQPITFSEGSELQIWGVVVGVVRKYSNASTRYGKGNKS, encoded by the coding sequence ATGACTATGACGCAAGCAATGACCTCCCCAAAAGCAACCCTGAGCCAGGCCCCACAAGCCTTGGCAGGTCATTTTGCGGCCTTTGAGCTCAAACTCCTGAGTCACCGAATTTCAGCAGGATTTCCCAGTCCAGCGGCAGATTACGCCGAGGATGGGCTAGATCTGAACCATTACCTCGTTCAGAACAAGCCAGCGACCTTCATGTTTACCGTGAAGGGGGATTCGATGTTGGGGGCGGGCATTTGCGATGGCGACAAGGTGGTTGTAGATAAGGCTCTCAAACCAAAACATAAAGATATCGTCGTGGCAGTGGTCGATGGTGAGTACACCATCAAGCGCCTCTATCAATTACGTGGTCGCATTGAACTGCAACCAGAAAACCCTCACTATCAACCCATCACTTTTAGTGAAGGTAGTGAATTGCAAATCTGGGGAGTAGTAGTTGGGGTAGTGCGCAAGTACAGCAATGCCAGTACGAGATATGGCAAGGGCAATAAATCATGA
- a CDS encoding Y-family DNA polymerase gives MNPLFALVDVNNFYVSCERVFQPKLEEVPMVVLSNNDGCAVARSAEVKALGVKMGTPWFQMEALARKHGIQAYSSNYTLYGDMSNRVVQVLRGFTPNLEVYSIDESFLQIETVLKQYQDTIELGQKIKQQVKQTTGLPVCVGIGASKTLAKLANHLAKKHKQFSGVCDVNAMNKEELYQWMSETEVGEVWGVGRQIAKKLKAQHIHSVFDLLQASPQAMRQQFGVVMERLCYELRGTSCLQLEEVAPAKQQIIASRSFGKLVTSQVELAQSVATHASRAAEKLRGQDSVTGALTVFIQTNPFKQHEPQHHQSITIPLADATDNTLTLTNAALAGLKQIYQPNFRYKKAGVILNLISDKPTIQPSLFEDVESKGKSASLMKAVDEINTRFGNAVIRSAAAGTNGTKQVWQMRSNNKSPNYTTKWDELPVAR, from the coding sequence ATGAACCCACTTTTTGCGCTCGTTGATGTGAACAACTTTTACGTTTCTTGTGAGCGGGTATTTCAGCCTAAGCTAGAAGAAGTGCCGATGGTAGTGTTATCGAACAATGATGGTTGTGCAGTAGCGCGCAGTGCTGAAGTCAAAGCACTCGGCGTGAAGATGGGTACACCTTGGTTTCAGATGGAGGCGCTTGCGAGGAAACACGGTATTCAGGCTTACTCATCGAACTACACCTTATATGGTGATATGAGTAACCGCGTAGTACAGGTATTGCGGGGCTTTACACCTAATCTTGAGGTTTACAGCATTGATGAGAGTTTTCTGCAAATCGAGACAGTCTTAAAGCAATATCAAGACACTATCGAGCTAGGTCAAAAGATCAAGCAACAAGTCAAACAAACCACTGGCTTACCAGTCTGTGTTGGTATTGGTGCCAGCAAGACACTTGCTAAGCTAGCAAATCACTTAGCCAAAAAACACAAACAGTTCTCCGGTGTATGCGATGTCAACGCCATGAACAAAGAAGAGCTCTACCAGTGGATGAGCGAGACTGAGGTAGGTGAGGTCTGGGGTGTTGGTAGGCAGATTGCTAAGAAGCTCAAAGCCCAACATATTCATAGTGTGTTTGATCTCTTGCAAGCCTCACCACAGGCCATGCGTCAGCAGTTTGGCGTGGTGATGGAACGCCTCTGTTATGAACTGCGTGGTACTTCATGCTTGCAACTAGAAGAAGTCGCGCCAGCCAAACAACAAATCATTGCCTCACGTAGTTTTGGTAAGTTAGTGACTAGCCAGGTAGAGCTAGCCCAGTCCGTTGCAACCCATGCATCACGGGCAGCGGAAAAGCTGAGAGGCCAAGACAGCGTGACGGGCGCGCTCACAGTATTTATTCAGACAAACCCGTTTAAGCAGCATGAGCCACAGCATCATCAAAGCATCACGATTCCACTAGCAGATGCAACTGATAACACGCTGACCTTAACGAATGCCGCCTTGGCAGGGCTCAAGCAAATCTATCAACCCAACTTTCGTTATAAAAAGGCAGGGGTCATTCTGAATCTGATTAGCGATAAGCCAACGATTCAGCCATCACTCTTTGAGGATGTAGAGAGTAAGGGTAAGTCAGCCAGTCTTATGAAAGCAGTAGACGAGATCAACACACGCTTTGGCAATGCTGTCATTAGATCTGCAGCTGCAGGTACAAATGGCACGAAACAAGTATGGCAAATGCGATCAAACAACAAGTCACCGAACTACACCACGAAGTGGGATGAGTTGCCGGTAGCTCGTTAA